A window from Luteolibacter flavescens encodes these proteins:
- a CDS encoding Fic family protein, translated as MDTLPDKHQRLSQLRPLAPAAVRSLAAAWDVRMVYESNSIEGNTLTLRETEVVLSKGVTVSGKPLKDHLEAVNLAKAWERVKEFARPDAAFTERDLLDLHRIVLSGVDDSFAGSYRTSAVRIAGATLVPPNPVKVPDLMERLFADLPAIADPVERAARLHHGIAAIHPFSDGNGRAARLAMNFVLLAAGYPPVSISPQLRTDYYAALEAADSGDFPAWQAFLTTRLDEEFDFWLTALAETQDTRLEDARSEA; from the coding sequence ATGGACACTCTCCCGGACAAGCACCAACGCCTTTCCCAACTCCGCCCGCTGGCTCCCGCCGCGGTGCGGAGCTTGGCAGCGGCGTGGGATGTCCGGATGGTCTATGAGTCGAATTCCATCGAAGGAAACACGCTCACGCTCCGCGAAACGGAGGTCGTCCTTTCCAAGGGCGTCACCGTTTCCGGCAAGCCGCTGAAGGATCACCTGGAAGCGGTCAATCTCGCGAAGGCATGGGAGCGGGTGAAGGAATTCGCCCGTCCCGATGCGGCCTTCACCGAGCGCGACCTGCTCGATCTCCATCGCATCGTGCTCAGCGGCGTGGATGATTCCTTCGCCGGGAGCTACCGCACGTCCGCCGTGCGCATCGCGGGAGCCACGCTCGTCCCGCCGAATCCGGTGAAAGTGCCGGACCTGATGGAGCGTCTCTTCGCCGACCTGCCCGCCATCGCCGATCCCGTCGAGCGCGCGGCCAGGCTCCACCATGGCATTGCCGCCATCCATCCCTTCTCCGATGGGAATGGCCGGGCTGCGCGGCTCGCGATGAATTTCGTGCTTCTCGCCGCCGGTTACCCGCCCGTATCCATCTCGCCCCAACTCCGCACCGACTACTACGCCGCGCTCGAGGCCGCCGACTCCGGCGACTTCCCCGCGTGGCAAGCTTTCCTCACCACCCGCCTCGACGAGGAATTCGACTTCTGGCTCACCGCCCTGGCGGAGACGCAAGACACAAGACTCGAAGACGCAAGATCAGAAGCCTGA
- the groL gene encoding chaperonin GroEL (60 kDa chaperone family; promotes refolding of misfolded polypeptides especially under stressful conditions; forms two stacked rings of heptamers to form a barrel-shaped 14mer; ends can be capped by GroES; misfolded proteins enter the barrel where they are refolded when GroES binds): MAKQLQFDESARQALLRGVEKLARAVKATLGPAGRNVILDKKFGSPTITKDGVSVAKEIELECPYENMGAQLIREVSSKTSDIAGDGTTTATVLAEAIYKEGLRNVTAGANPISLQRGILKATEAIVGQLKAISKEVNDTKEIAQVATVSANWDETIGNIIADAMDKVGKDGTITVEEAKGIETTLDVVEGMQFDKGYLSPYFVTDAESMEAILDNAYLLIHEKKISSLKDMLPLLEKVAKTGRPLLIIAEDVEGEALATLVVNKLRGILNIAAVKAPGFGDRRKAMLEDLAILTGGKVITEDLGIKLESVELADLGSAKRVTISKEATTIVEGAGTSDSITGRVNQIRRQIEDTTSDYDREKLQERLAKLAGGVAVINVGAATETEMKEKKARVEDALHATRAAVEEGIVPGGGTALIRAQAAVGDLGLTGDELTGAGIIARAVEAPLRQLAANAGREGALIVSNVKTNKEGHGYNVATDKYEDLIASGVVDPTKVTRSALQNAASIAGLLLTTEALITEIKEEKPAAGGGHGHDHGMGDY, encoded by the coding sequence ATGGCCAAACAACTCCAATTCGACGAATCCGCCCGCCAGGCTCTCCTTCGCGGTGTCGAGAAGCTCGCCCGTGCCGTCAAGGCAACCCTCGGACCTGCCGGTCGCAATGTCATCCTCGACAAGAAGTTCGGCTCCCCGACCATCACGAAGGACGGCGTCTCCGTCGCCAAGGAAATCGAACTTGAGTGCCCGTATGAAAACATGGGTGCCCAGCTCATCCGCGAAGTCTCCAGCAAGACCTCCGACATCGCCGGTGACGGCACCACCACCGCCACCGTGCTCGCCGAGGCCATCTACAAGGAAGGCCTCCGCAACGTGACCGCCGGTGCCAACCCGATCTCCCTGCAGCGCGGCATCCTGAAGGCCACCGAGGCCATCGTCGGCCAGCTCAAGGCCATCTCCAAGGAAGTCAACGACACCAAGGAAATCGCCCAGGTCGCCACCGTCTCCGCCAACTGGGACGAGACCATCGGCAACATCATCGCCGATGCCATGGACAAGGTCGGCAAGGACGGCACCATCACCGTGGAAGAAGCCAAGGGCATCGAGACCACCCTCGACGTCGTGGAAGGCATGCAGTTCGACAAGGGCTACCTCTCCCCGTACTTCGTCACGGATGCGGAGAGCATGGAAGCCATCCTGGACAATGCCTACCTGCTCATCCACGAGAAGAAGATCTCCTCGCTGAAGGACATGCTTCCTCTCCTCGAGAAGGTCGCCAAGACCGGCCGCCCGCTCCTCATCATCGCTGAAGACGTCGAAGGAGAAGCCCTCGCCACCCTCGTGGTGAACAAGCTCCGCGGCATCCTCAACATCGCCGCCGTGAAGGCCCCGGGCTTCGGCGACCGCCGCAAGGCCATGCTGGAAGACCTCGCCATCCTCACCGGCGGCAAGGTCATCACCGAGGACCTCGGCATCAAGCTCGAGTCCGTCGAGCTCGCCGACCTCGGCTCCGCCAAGCGCGTCACCATCTCGAAGGAAGCCACCACCATCGTGGAAGGTGCCGGCACCTCCGACTCCATCACCGGCCGCGTGAACCAGATCCGCCGCCAGATCGAGGACACCACCAGCGACTACGACCGCGAGAAGCTCCAGGAGCGCCTCGCCAAGCTCGCCGGCGGCGTGGCCGTCATCAACGTCGGTGCTGCCACCGAGACCGAGATGAAGGAAAAGAAGGCCCGCGTGGAAGACGCCCTGCACGCCACCCGCGCTGCGGTGGAAGAAGGCATCGTCCCCGGCGGTGGCACCGCGCTCATCCGTGCGCAGGCCGCCGTGGGTGACCTCGGCCTCACCGGTGACGAGCTCACCGGCGCCGGCATCATCGCCCGCGCCGTGGAAGCCCCGCTCCGCCAGCTCGCCGCCAATGCCGGCCGCGAAGGCGCCCTGATCGTCTCCAACGTGAAGACGAACAAGGAAGGCCACGGCTACAACGTCGCCACCGACAAGTATGAGGACCTCATCGCCTCCGGCGTCGTCGACCCGACCAAGGTGACCCGTTCCGCCCTGCAGAACGCCGCCTCGATCGCCGGCCTCCTCCTCACCACGGAAGCCCTGATCACCGAGATCAAGGAAGAGAAGCCCGCCGCAGGCGGTGGCCACGGCCACGACCACGGCATGGGCGACTACTAA
- the dnaK gene encoding molecular chaperone DnaK — protein MSKILGIDLGTTNSCMAVMEGGEAVVLENSEGARTTPSIVAFTKSGERLVGQAAKRQAVTNPKNTVFSAKRLIGRKFSELSEADKKMPYKIVAAANGDAHIQVEVGGETKTYSPQEIAAMVLGKLKSDAEAKLGETITDAVITVPAYFNDSQRNATKAAGEIAGLNVRRIINEPTAAALAYGLDKKASEKIAVYDLGGGTFDISVLDIDDGVFEVMATDGDTQLGGDDWDNTLIQWIADEFKKDQGIDLSNQPDALQRIKEEAEKAKIALSSSQSYDISLPFITADQTGPKHIQLTLSRAKLEQLTDSLFERTKKPVRDCLKEAGISSSQVDELVLVGGMTRMPKVIEVAKELAGKEPHRGVNPDEVVAIGASIQGGVLKGDVKDVLLLDVTPLTLSIETEGSRATSMIDRNTTVPVKKSQVFSTASDNQPAVDIRICQGERPMFSDNKLLGNFKLDGIAPARRGEPQIEVTFDIDANGILHVSAKDKQSGKEQKISIQGSSGLSQEEIEKAKAEAEAHAEEDRKRVEVVDTKNKAENLVFQVEKQLSELPAEAPAELKSGIQAKVDAVKDALKSDNIDAIKTSVSTLESALQDLYNAAQQAQAAAGGAPGGAPDMDVEAPESGSSEPRQAKGKVVEAEVVDK, from the coding sequence ACCACCAATTCCTGCATGGCTGTCATGGAAGGCGGCGAAGCCGTCGTGCTGGAAAACTCCGAAGGTGCCCGCACCACGCCATCCATCGTCGCCTTCACGAAGAGCGGCGAGCGCCTCGTCGGCCAGGCTGCCAAGCGCCAGGCCGTGACGAACCCGAAGAACACCGTCTTCTCCGCCAAGCGCCTGATCGGCCGGAAATTCTCCGAGCTCTCCGAGGCCGACAAGAAGATGCCCTACAAGATCGTGGCGGCAGCGAATGGCGACGCCCACATCCAGGTGGAAGTCGGCGGCGAGACGAAGACCTACTCGCCGCAGGAAATCGCCGCCATGGTGCTCGGCAAGCTGAAGTCCGACGCCGAGGCAAAGCTGGGTGAAACCATCACCGACGCGGTCATCACCGTGCCGGCCTACTTCAATGACTCCCAGCGCAATGCCACGAAGGCCGCAGGCGAAATCGCCGGCCTGAACGTGCGCCGCATCATCAACGAGCCGACCGCCGCGGCACTCGCCTACGGCCTCGACAAGAAGGCCTCCGAGAAGATCGCCGTGTACGACCTCGGCGGTGGCACCTTCGACATCTCCGTGCTCGATATCGATGACGGCGTCTTCGAGGTGATGGCCACGGATGGCGACACGCAGCTCGGCGGTGACGACTGGGACAACACGCTGATCCAGTGGATCGCGGACGAATTCAAGAAGGACCAGGGCATCGACCTCTCGAACCAGCCGGACGCGCTCCAGCGCATCAAGGAAGAGGCGGAGAAGGCGAAGATCGCGCTGTCCTCCAGCCAGTCCTACGACATTTCGCTGCCCTTCATCACGGCCGACCAGACCGGCCCGAAGCACATCCAGCTCACGCTTTCCCGCGCGAAGCTGGAGCAGCTCACCGACAGCCTCTTCGAGCGCACGAAGAAGCCCGTCCGCGATTGCCTCAAGGAAGCCGGCATCTCCAGCTCGCAGGTCGATGAGCTCGTGCTCGTGGGCGGCATGACCCGCATGCCGAAGGTGATCGAGGTCGCCAAGGAACTCGCCGGCAAGGAGCCGCACCGCGGCGTGAACCCGGACGAAGTGGTGGCCATCGGTGCCTCCATCCAGGGCGGCGTGCTGAAGGGCGACGTGAAGGACGTGCTCCTCCTCGACGTGACCCCGCTCACGCTTTCCATCGAGACGGAAGGCTCGCGCGCCACCTCGATGATCGACCGCAATACCACCGTGCCGGTGAAGAAGTCGCAGGTCTTCTCGACCGCGTCCGACAACCAGCCCGCCGTGGATATCCGCATCTGCCAGGGCGAGCGCCCGATGTTCTCCGACAACAAGCTGCTGGGGAACTTCAAGCTCGACGGCATCGCCCCGGCCCGCCGCGGTGAACCGCAGATCGAGGTGACCTTCGACATCGACGCGAACGGCATCCTCCACGTCTCCGCAAAGGACAAGCAGTCCGGCAAGGAGCAGAAGATCTCGATCCAGGGTTCCTCCGGTCTTTCCCAGGAAGAGATCGAGAAGGCCAAGGCCGAAGCCGAGGCCCACGCCGAGGAAGACCGCAAGCGCGTGGAAGTGGTCGATACGAAGAACAAGGCCGAGAACCTCGTCTTCCAAGTCGAGAAGCAGCTCTCCGAACTGCCTGCCGAAGCCCCCGCCGAACTCAAGTCCGGCATCCAGGCCAAGGTGGACGCCGTGAAGGATGCGCTGAAGAGCGACAATATCGACGCGATCAAGACCAGCGTCTCCACCCTCGAGAGCGCCCTGCAGGACCTCTACAACGCCGCCCAACAGGCCCAGGCCGCCGCAGGCGGAGCGCCGGGCGGTGCCCCTGACATGGACGTCGAGGCCCCCGAGTCCGGCTCCTCCGAGCCCCGCCAGGCTAAGGGCAAGGTCGTCGAGGCCGAGGTGGTAGATAAGTAA
- a CDS encoding co-chaperone GroES, whose protein sequence is MATIKPLGQRVLVKRIDAEAISAGGIVLPDTAKEKPQEAEVLALGTGGKDEDGKTIEFTVKVGDKVLISKYGGTEVKIDGQEVLIISESDILGIVA, encoded by the coding sequence ATGGCTACCATCAAACCACTCGGTCAACGCGTCCTCGTGAAGCGCATCGACGCCGAAGCGATCTCCGCCGGCGGCATCGTCCTGCCCGACACCGCCAAGGAAAAGCCGCAGGAAGCGGAAGTCCTCGCCCTGGGCACCGGCGGCAAGGATGAAGATGGCAAGACCATCGAATTCACCGTGAAGGTGGGCGACAAGGTCCTCATCTCCAAGTACGGCGGCACCGAAGTGAAGATCGACGGCCAGGAAGTGCTCATCATTTCCGAGTCCGACATCCTCGGCATCGTCGCCTGA